In a genomic window of Virgibacillus sp. SK37:
- the bioB gene encoding biotin synthase BioB, producing the protein MLNFKALANDVIKGYEITEEEAMEILECPDGEILELLNSAYLIRKQYFGNKVKLNMIINTKSGACPENCGYCAQSRDSTNPIEKYRMMEKETIVSGAERAHQLNSGTYCIVASGRGPTTRELNQVTSAVKEIKEKYDLKICACLGILKPGQADQLKEAGVDRYNHNINTSEKHHDTITTSHSYQDRVETVNKAKDAGISPCSGVIVGMKETKEDVIHMAIALKELDADSIPVNFLHAMEGTLLEGTDELNPLYCLKVLSLFRFINPSKEIRISGGREVNLRSLQPLGLYAANSIFIGDYLTTAGQEGTKDHQMLKDLGFEVDYEGSEMPV; encoded by the coding sequence ATGTTGAATTTTAAAGCATTAGCAAACGACGTCATAAAAGGTTATGAGATTACAGAGGAAGAAGCTATGGAAATTTTAGAATGTCCAGACGGGGAAATTCTTGAGTTGCTTAATAGTGCCTACCTAATTCGAAAACAGTATTTTGGAAATAAAGTTAAATTAAATATGATTATTAATACAAAGTCTGGAGCCTGTCCAGAGAATTGTGGGTATTGCGCACAGTCAAGGGACTCTACTAATCCAATTGAAAAATACCGGATGATGGAAAAAGAAACAATTGTAAGTGGGGCAGAAAGAGCACACCAACTAAATTCAGGTACTTATTGCATCGTTGCTAGCGGACGTGGACCAACCACCCGTGAATTAAATCAAGTCACCAGTGCCGTCAAAGAAATAAAAGAAAAATATGATTTAAAAATATGTGCTTGCTTAGGAATTCTTAAACCTGGACAAGCAGACCAACTAAAGGAAGCCGGTGTTGATCGGTATAATCATAATATCAACACATCAGAAAAGCATCATGATACTATTACAACCAGTCACAGCTATCAAGACCGCGTTGAAACAGTTAATAAGGCGAAGGATGCTGGTATTTCACCATGTTCGGGTGTCATTGTTGGAATGAAAGAAACAAAAGAAGACGTCATACATATGGCTATAGCACTGAAAGAATTAGATGCTGATTCCATCCCTGTTAACTTTCTTCATGCAATGGAAGGAACGTTATTAGAGGGAACTGATGAATTAAACCCATTATATTGTTTAAAAGTATTGAGTCTTTTTCGCTTTATTAATCCATCTAAAGAAATCCGTATTTCTGGGGGGCGTGAAGTGAACTTGCGTAGTTTACAGCCACTTGGTTTGTATGCAGCAAACTCTATTTTTATAGGAGACTATTTAACAACTGCTGGACAAGAAGGGACGAAGGATCACCAAATGTTAAAGGATTTAGGATTTGAGGTTGACTATGAAGGGAGCGAAATGCCTGTTTAA
- a CDS encoding PadR family transcriptional regulator produces MIRSDIIRGHLDSIILCLVLEKDRYGYEISKEISLRTDNKFQIKEATLYAVFQRLEKKDLIESYYGSVSKGGKRKYYRITTLGKAYLKETAEEWKVTKEIIDLFMEGLN; encoded by the coding sequence TTGATAAGAAGTGATATAATTCGTGGTCATTTGGATTCGATTATTCTTTGCTTGGTCTTGGAAAAGGATAGATACGGGTATGAAATATCAAAAGAGATTAGTTTGCGTACTGATAATAAATTTCAAATAAAGGAAGCAACACTGTATGCCGTGTTTCAGAGACTTGAGAAGAAGGATCTAATTGAATCTTACTATGGTAGTGTTTCAAAAGGGGGAAAAAGAAAGTATTACAGAATAACAACGCTTGGAAAAGCATATTTAAAAGAAACTGCAGAAGAATGGAAGGTCACGAAGGAAATTATTGATTTATTTATGGAGGGATTAAATTGA
- a CDS encoding CPBP family intramembrane glutamic endopeptidase has translation MESNQMNWKEKDQWGLKEFIILMLLEFVFVIGGIKFIVHPIYLSWFENDLYAGTFLGLTMAVILVLGVYFIAIRPKKLSWSEVGIKPFAKKDWKIIIIYSVILMVGAVLIVVLTSLIGNTYENSKTEAMQQNVTFFSLLIAFISAAVISPLYEEIFYRGFLYRWLRTRIGLNGAILLSSLIFTVIHIPTYNAMPVNFFSGIIFALAYERTDSIWPSVIIHGLTNGIMVLLTGLA, from the coding sequence ATGGAAAGTAATCAAATGAACTGGAAAGAGAAAGACCAATGGGGTTTGAAAGAATTTATAATTTTAATGTTGCTGGAATTTGTATTTGTAATTGGTGGTATTAAATTCATTGTTCACCCAATTTATTTAAGCTGGTTTGAGAATGATTTATATGCTGGAACTTTCCTAGGGTTAACCATGGCGGTAATTCTGGTTCTAGGCGTTTATTTTATTGCCATCCGTCCAAAAAAACTCTCATGGAGTGAAGTAGGAATCAAACCATTCGCCAAAAAGGACTGGAAAATCATTATAATATATTCTGTAATTTTAATGGTTGGTGCTGTGTTAATTGTAGTTCTTACGAGTTTGATAGGTAATACTTATGAGAACAGTAAAACGGAAGCAATGCAGCAAAACGTAACTTTCTTTTCGTTGCTAATTGCTTTTATTTCTGCTGCAGTCATCTCACCCTTATATGAAGAAATTTTTTATCGCGGGTTTTTATATCGTTGGCTACGAACACGCATAGGGTTGAATGGAGCAATTTTGCTTAGTTCACTAATATTTACAGTTATTCATATACCCACATATAATGCGATGCCTGTAAACTTCTTTAGTGGAATTATCTTTGCATTGGCGTATGAACGAACAGACTCAATATGGCCATCAGTTATTATTCATGGTTTAACGAATGGGATTATGGTTCTATTGACAGGTTTAGCATGA
- a CDS encoding alpha/beta hydrolase encodes MKKRLLLISVGVIGVLLIGAGIYFFQDTETSSAGTSTNGQLLSKAKEWSENLDPDILNLTSFDGLNLKASFIKNEADTHNVAILAHGFDGTKKSMELQAKFYYDQGFDILMPDSRGNGNSEGNGIEYGWHDHLVADMVSWVHKMINDYGAENIILHGRSMGAAVALGASGENLPPEVKGIVAVSGYTSVKEQLTHLGETNLLSKMESGFRLEETGAIDQVKQNTRPLFIIHGKADDSVPPEMGKRIYDAAGGDKKLWLVPKVGHLEIFETVTKEFYERVEAFIDNALD; translated from the coding sequence ATGAAAAAGAGATTATTGTTGATTTCAGTAGGTGTTATAGGGGTGCTTCTAATTGGTGCTGGGATTTATTTTTTTCAAGATACAGAGACCAGTTCTGCCGGAACAAGCACCAATGGTCAATTACTTAGCAAAGCAAAGGAATGGTCCGAAAATTTGGATCCCGATATACTAAACCTTACATCCTTTGATGGATTAAATTTAAAAGCATCGTTTATTAAGAATGAAGCAGATACACATAATGTAGCTATCCTTGCACACGGATTCGATGGTACAAAAAAAAGCATGGAACTTCAAGCTAAATTTTACTATGACCAGGGATTCGATATTCTTATGCCCGATTCCCGTGGTAACGGAAACAGTGAAGGAAATGGAATAGAGTATGGTTGGCATGATCATCTTGTTGCAGATATGGTGAGCTGGGTTCATAAGATGATTAATGATTACGGGGCGGAAAATATCATTTTACATGGGCGATCCATGGGGGCGGCAGTTGCGCTTGGAGCAAGCGGTGAAAATCTGCCACCGGAAGTGAAAGGTATTGTTGCAGTTAGTGGATATACATCGGTAAAAGAGCAATTGACCCACCTTGGCGAAACAAATCTACTATCAAAAATGGAGTCGGGCTTTAGACTTGAGGAAACAGGTGCTATTGATCAAGTAAAACAAAATACGCGACCATTATTTATAATCCATGGTAAAGCTGATGACAGCGTTCCGCCAGAAATGGGGAAACGTATTTATGATGCTGCCGGTGGTGATAAAAAATTATGGCTAGTACCCAAGGTTGGCCATTTAGAGATCTTCGAAACTGTAACAAAAGAGTTTTATGAACGTGTGGAAGCATTTATCGATAATGCGCTTGATTAG
- a CDS encoding serine hydrolase: protein MQKKIRDIDLGLKNICGKYNIPGISVCLTDANRAEWKNVYGVRSVETGEPLQVDDQFRAGSITKTLIAVIIMQLKEEGKLSINQTINAILDGVLQQESTLTIKHLLNHTSGLEDYLWVENEGQPMISKFDTAPEIQFSPDFLVKEALLAAGRFAPGEGFYYSNTNYILLGLIIEKITGATISEIINKRILEPLLMKQTYFPKTFYINTSYANGHSKFTQDFQPSDQIVYEYKDLNISLAWTAGALVSTPADLNRFMIGLFNNKIISEESLEEMMTFKETGDNGQSYGLGLYQFKDQQKTAIGHPGGISGYETVMLHYPDDDIYMTVMINQMPAGATSIAAELYDSFKVLE, encoded by the coding sequence GTGCAGAAAAAAATAAGAGACATTGATTTAGGGTTAAAAAATATTTGTGGAAAATACAATATTCCGGGAATATCAGTATGTTTGACAGATGCAAACCGTGCTGAGTGGAAAAATGTGTACGGAGTCCGAAGTGTGGAAACAGGTGAACCGTTACAGGTTGATGACCAGTTTCGAGCTGGAAGCATCACGAAAACCTTGATTGCAGTTATTATCATGCAATTAAAAGAAGAGGGAAAACTATCAATAAATCAAACGATTAATGCCATTCTGGATGGTGTGCTGCAACAAGAATCTACACTAACTATAAAACATTTACTTAATCATACGAGCGGATTGGAGGATTACCTTTGGGTTGAAAATGAGGGGCAACCAATGATATCCAAATTTGATACGGCACCGGAAATACAATTTTCCCCCGATTTTTTAGTTAAAGAAGCATTGCTGGCTGCTGGTCGCTTTGCACCTGGTGAAGGTTTTTATTACAGCAACACAAATTACATATTATTAGGGCTAATTATTGAAAAAATAACAGGTGCAACAATATCAGAAATTATAAATAAAAGAATTTTAGAACCTTTATTGATGAAACAGACATATTTTCCTAAGACATTTTATATTAATACTTCTTATGCCAACGGACATTCCAAATTTACACAAGATTTCCAGCCATCGGATCAAATTGTCTATGAATATAAAGATTTAAATATTTCCCTTGCATGGACAGCAGGTGCCCTTGTTTCTACACCTGCCGATTTAAATAGATTTATGATTGGACTCTTTAACAATAAAATCATCTCTGAAGAATCATTAGAAGAGATGATGACATTTAAAGAGACAGGCGATAATGGGCAAAGTTATGGGTTGGGCCTTTATCAATTTAAAGATCAACAAAAAACAGCAATCGGACATCCTGGTGGTATTTCGGGCTATGAAACAGTCATGCTTCACTACCCAGATGACGATATTTATATGACTGTCATGATTAATCAAATGCCAGCTGGAGCAACTTCAATTGCTGCCGAATTGTATGATAGTTTTAAAGTACTAGAATAA
- a CDS encoding Type 1 glutamine amidotransferase-like domain-containing protein: MRIHYYLGWFNDYFPENLVRLLQEDITDRKSLVMISSNPLSYEYDGSTERAWLDQAGIMFDEYHLINYRVKKEDAHTLVQHASVIFLLGGDALKQNYFLKEYELSNGIKSSSAIVMGASAGAINMSAKWLCSKRFGFNVETSAVLDGIGLGDFSVLSHFDLENNFTLVQTELSALSEEMDIYASNKNCAIRIKGDKTDVLGNVYLISHSKVQKLKETL, translated from the coding sequence ATGAGAATTCACTATTACTTAGGTTGGTTTAACGATTATTTTCCAGAAAATTTGGTCAGGTTGTTACAGGAGGATATAACTGATCGAAAATCGCTTGTTATGATTAGCTCAAATCCACTTTCTTATGAATATGATGGTTCTACTGAACGCGCTTGGCTTGACCAAGCTGGCATTATGTTTGATGAATATCATTTAATTAATTATCGCGTAAAGAAAGAAGATGCTCACACGTTAGTTCAACATGCTTCAGTCATTTTCTTGCTGGGTGGAGATGCCCTTAAACAAAATTACTTTTTAAAGGAGTATGAACTGTCGAATGGAATAAAAAGTAGCAGTGCAATTGTGATGGGTGCAAGTGCTGGTGCGATTAACATGTCTGCTAAATGGTTATGCTCAAAAAGATTTGGGTTTAACGTTGAAACAAGCGCAGTTTTAGATGGAATCGGCCTTGGAGATTTTTCAGTTTTGTCTCATTTTGATCTTGAAAATAACTTTACGCTGGTTCAGACCGAGCTGTCTGCTTTATCGGAAGAAATGGATATATATGCTTCGAACAAGAATTGCGCTATACGTATAAAGGGTGACAAAACTGACGTCCTTGGCAATGTATATCTAATTTCCCACTCCAAGGTACAAAAATTAAAGGAAACGCTTTAG
- a CDS encoding 2TM domain-containing protein has protein sequence MSYLRKLELGFVVTGSILTIIFLIVVNFITGSHPIWFIYPALALLLGSIGIYCRQKKNYTLFSILTSLLLILFLIVENYRSTPEYPWFLFSVAPLIAWPTLVYLGNQSKKMTVAVIGSAIIILYYLILNVLLSPGYPWVMFPAFAVLWWPLTLYHVKRKSYFKFSIYASLLISIFFISVNVISSPHVIWAVYPIFVVLWWPLSMYYFVYKRKLEL, from the coding sequence GTGAGTTACTTGAGAAAATTAGAGCTTGGTTTTGTAGTAACAGGTAGTATACTGACTATTATATTTTTAATAGTAGTAAACTTTATAACAGGTTCTCACCCTATTTGGTTTATTTATCCTGCATTAGCATTATTACTTGGCTCAATTGGCATATACTGTCGGCAAAAAAAGAATTACACTTTATTTTCCATATTAACCAGCCTATTGCTTATATTGTTTCTTATCGTGGAGAACTATAGGAGTACACCTGAATATCCGTGGTTTTTATTTTCAGTGGCTCCATTAATAGCGTGGCCAACTTTGGTGTATCTAGGTAATCAATCAAAAAAAATGACAGTCGCAGTTATAGGTAGTGCGATTATTATCTTATATTATTTGATTTTAAATGTGCTTTTATCACCTGGATATCCATGGGTGATGTTTCCGGCGTTTGCTGTGTTATGGTGGCCGCTTACATTATATCATGTAAAGAGAAAGTCATATTTTAAATTCTCAATATACGCAAGTTTATTAATTAGTATATTTTTTATTAGTGTAAATGTTATTTCTTCACCGCATGTAATTTGGGCAGTTTATCCAATTTTTGTTGTGCTTTGGTGGCCATTGAGTATGTATTATTTCGTTTATAAAAGAAAACTTGAATTATGA
- a CDS encoding permease prefix domain 1-containing protein yields the protein MNQLRKHVDELFKEIPDSGKKATIMQEVMQNLEEKVLDLMEQGKAEDDAINKTIVEFGDIEDLKKELDVKLPAKNNLRKLNLGYSIWGSFLIISLFIFINLYYTPNVIWFVYPTFAVLWWPLTMYFSWKKAKKG from the coding sequence TTGAATCAATTAAGAAAACATGTTGATGAGTTATTTAAAGAAATTCCAGACAGTGGGAAAAAGGCTACAATCATGCAAGAAGTCATGCAAAATCTTGAAGAAAAAGTTTTGGATTTAATGGAGCAAGGCAAAGCAGAGGATGACGCCATAAATAAAACTATCGTTGAGTTTGGTGATATTGAAGATTTAAAAAAAGAGCTTGATGTAAAACTACCAGCTAAAAACAACTTAAGAAAACTAAATTTAGGTTATTCTATTTGGGGAAGTTTTCTAATCATTTCATTGTTTATATTTATTAATCTCTATTATACACCTAATGTGATATGGTTCGTGTATCCCACATTTGCTGTTTTATGGTGGCCTTTAACTATGTATTTCAGCTGGAAGAAAGCGAAAAAGGGGTGA
- a CDS encoding class I SAM-dependent methyltransferase — translation MDVTKHNSDAWDKKVDEGSRYTQQVSSETIKRSKAGQWEISVTTEKSVPRDWFPEVLEGLKVLCLASGGGQQAPVLAAAGANVTVTDISKKQLEKDEMVARRDGLSLRTVQGDMSDLSGFEDEYFDIVVNPVSNLFVKDVKPVWKEVSRVLKNKGILIAGFTNPLLWIFDDNQERKGILDVKHSIPSSTLDYLPKDEIQDYIKSNNTIEYAHTLEDQIQGQIEAGFVIAGFFEDDFGGTRMIDNYIRTFIATKAIKLNF, via the coding sequence ATGGATGTAACAAAACATAATAGTGATGCCTGGGATAAAAAGGTAGATGAGGGGTCTAGATATACGCAACAAGTGAGCAGTGAAACGATTAAAAGGAGCAAAGCTGGTCAATGGGAAATCTCCGTTACAACAGAAAAATCAGTTCCGAGAGATTGGTTCCCTGAAGTCCTAGAAGGATTAAAAGTATTATGTTTGGCATCTGGTGGTGGACAGCAAGCGCCAGTTTTAGCTGCTGCTGGAGCAAATGTAACAGTTACTGATATTTCTAAAAAGCAATTAGAGAAAGATGAAATGGTAGCTAGACGAGATGGGCTAAGCTTAAGAACGGTCCAGGGCGATATGTCGGACCTAAGTGGTTTTGAGGATGAGTATTTTGATATTGTTGTTAATCCAGTTTCAAACTTGTTTGTTAAGGATGTAAAACCTGTGTGGAAGGAAGTATCAAGGGTTTTAAAAAATAAAGGTATTTTAATTGCTGGGTTTACGAATCCTTTGCTATGGATTTTTGATGATAACCAAGAAAGAAAAGGGATCCTTGATGTGAAACACTCCATACCTTCTTCGACATTAGATTATTTGCCAAAGGATGAAATACAAGACTATATTAAATCAAATAACACCATAGAGTATGCGCATACGTTGGAAGATCAAATACAAGGACAGATTGAGGCTGGATTTGTTATTGCTGGTTTTTTTGAAGATGATTTTGGTGGTACAAGAATGATAGACAATTACATAAGGACCTTCATTGCTACAAAGGCAATAAAATTAAATTTTTAA